In Octopus sinensis unplaced genomic scaffold, ASM634580v1 Contig10412, whole genome shotgun sequence, a genomic segment contains:
- the LOC115228427 gene encoding N-lysine methyltransferase KMT5A-like: MLDSRKRRNQQAKKPSSKTKKLTDYWSPRKSKRLIEKKQNVIEHKKLESKILEQREEDLSIKSFPIKGRGVVADRDFPSGQFVVEYIGELINASIAKKREKIYEQDNKDCYLFYFEYNNRHYWYNIYLICSIDSTEESGRIGRLVNHSRINPNCKSRLMVVGGVPRITLWTCKDVHKGEEFVFDYGDKSASSLKAFSWLANT, encoded by the exons ATGCTGGACTCCCGAAAGCGTAGAAACCAACAGGC aaagaaaccatcaagtaaaaccaaaaagcTTACAGATTACTGGTCTCCTCGAAAAAGCAAGCGTTTAATcgagaaaaaacaaaatgtcatCGAACACAAAAAACTCGAATCTAAAATCCTCGAACAAAGAGAGGAAGACCTTTCTATTAAATCATTCCCCATCAAAGGACGTGGTGTCGTGGCTGACCGAGATTTCCCCAGCGGACAATTCGTGGTGGAATACATCGGAGAACTCATCAATGCCTCAATCGCCAAAAAACGTGAAAAAATCTACGAACAAGACAACAaagactgctatttattttattttgaatataataatCGTCATTATTggtacaatatttatttaatttgtagtATTGATTCTACTGAGGAGAGCGGGAGAATTGGCAGACTGGTTAACCATTCGCGAATCAACCCAAACTGTAAAAGTCGACTGATGGTCGTGGGTGGAGTCCCGAGGATCACTCTCTGGACGTGCAAGGATGTCCATAAGGGAGAGGAGTTTGTATTCGACTATGGGGATAAGTCTGCTAGTTCTCTCAAAGCCTTTTCTTGGCTTGCAAACACGTGA
- the LOC115228428 gene encoding alanine--tRNA ligase, cytoplasmic-like, whose translation MNSLSKVVNSQRCCRVGGKHNDLDWVGYDLYHHTFFEMLGSWSFGSYFKVAYSRYLKEEACQMAWELLTSPHYFGLEKDRLYITYFGGDSSLGLSPDFETRDIWRALGLGDGTVTPLPCPGVDNGIGLERITAVLNGLTSNYETDLFRPLIDQIGLVTPNGPYRGLVGLDDVRDVDMAYRVVADHSRMFTYAIADGLMPGNRGNELNLFNVFIE comes from the exons ATGAACTCACTCTCCAAAGTAGTCAACAGTCAACGGTGCTGTCGAGTTGGAGGCAAGCACAACGACTTGGACTGGGTTGGCTATGATTTATACCACCACACGTTTTTCGAGATGCTCGGAAGCTGGTCTTTCGGCTCGTACTTCAAAGTGGCTTATTCTCGTTATTTGAAGGAAGAAGCATGCCAGATGGCCTGGGAGTTGCTGACAAGTCCTCATTATTTTGGATTGGAGAAGGACAGACTGTACATCACATATTTTGGAGGGGACTCTTCTTTGGGCCTCTCCCCCGATTTTGAGACCAGAGATATTTGGCGGGCTTTGGG acTGGGAGATGGCACGGTGACCCCACTTCCGTGTCCGGGGGTTGACAACGGAATCGGACTTGAGAGGATCACGGCGGTCCTCAATGGATTAACCTCAAACTACGAGACCGACCTTTTCCGTCCTCTTATAGACCAGATTGGACTTGTGACCCCGAATGGTCCCTACCGTGGACTAGTGGGGCTTGATGACGTCAGAGACGTTGATATGGCCTACAGAGTAGTGGCGGATCACTCCCGGATGTTTACATACGCCATTGCCGACGGTCTAATGCCGGGAAATAGAGGAAACGAGTTGAatttgtttaatgtttttataGAATGA
- the LOC115228429 gene encoding cathepsin L1-like: MESQYAINNNKLTSLSEQNIIDCSWNYGNNGCSGGLMGNVFEYVKVNNGIDTEEMYPYEGEVFFLIKSKDETCRYKRNPFTLTGQGMVDSENETALMVAVATIGPISVGINANSDFMQYESGMFSEKVIFRNFH, encoded by the coding sequence ATGGAAAGCCAAtatgcaataaataataataaactgacaTCTTTAAGTGAGCAAAACATCATAGACTGCTCGTGGAATTATGGAAACAATGGATGTAGTGGAGGATTGATGGGGAATGTGTTTGAATATGTCAAAGTCAACAACGGAATTGACACCGAGGAAATGTATCCTTACGAAGGAGAGGTATTTTTTCTGATTAAATCAAAGGATGAAACTTGTCGATATAAAAGAAATCCATTCACATTGACTGGCCAGGGAATGGTTGATTCTGAAAACGAAACAGCTTTGATGGTGGCCGTAGCCACAATCGGTCCAATCTCCGTTGGAATTAACGCAAATTCAGATTTCATGCAATACGAATCGGGCATGTTTTCAGAAAAAGTGATTTTTAGGAATTTTCACTAG